A region from the Vicia villosa cultivar HV-30 ecotype Madison, WI linkage group LG3, Vvil1.0, whole genome shotgun sequence genome encodes:
- the LOC131656095 gene encoding B-type cell cycle switch protein ccs52B-like gives MESPQTRKSGLNLPAGMSSITSLRLETLSTPPSSASPRAISNLSSSSSPSKTSSCSDRFIPCRSSSRLHTFGLIDKPSPVKEGSNEAYSRLLKCELFGSDFASPSSPAGCAGGPASPMMSPSKNMLRFKTDQLGPSSPFSSNSPSIFGHHSGFSNESATPPKPPRKVPKTPHKVLDAPSLQDDFYLNLVDWSSQNTLAVGLGTCVYLWSASNSKVTKLCDLGPYDGVCSVQWTKEGSFISIGTNLGQVQIWDGTKCKKVRTMAGHQTRTGVLAWNSRILASGSRDRNILQHDMRVSSDFIGKLVGHKSEVCGLKWSCDDRELASGGNDNQLLVWNQHSQTPTLRLTEHTAAVKAIAWSPHQSNLLVSGGGTADRCIRFWNTTNGHQLNSVDTGSQVCNLAWSKNVNELVSTHGYSQNQIMVWKYPSLSKVATLTGHSMRVLYLAMSPDGQTIVTGAGDETLRFWNIFPSMKTPAPVKDTGLWSLGRTQIR, from the exons ATGGAGTCACCACAAACAAGAAAATCGGGACTAAATCTCCCAGCTGGAATGTCCAGCATAACCTCTTTACGCCTCGAAACCCTTTCAACTCCACCTTCTTCCGCTTCACCTCGTGCAATCTCGAATCTCTCATCATCATCCTCACCTTCAAAAACTTCTTCTTGTAGTGATAGATTCATACCTTGTAGATCCTCTTCGAGGCTCCACACGTTCGGGTTGATCGATAAACCGTCACCGGTTAAAGAAGGGAGTAACGAAGCTTATTCGAGGTTATTGAAATGTGAGCTGTTTGGATCTGACTTtgcttctccttcttctcctgcAGGTTGTGCTGGTGGTCCTGCTTCGCCTATGATGAGTCCTAGCAAGAATATGCTTCGGTTTAAGACGGATCAGTTGGGACCTTCTTCGCCTTTTTCGTCGAATTCGCCTTCGATTTTTGGACATCATTCTGGTTTCTCTAATGAATCTGCTACTCCTCCTAAGCCTCCTAGGAAAGTGCCCAAGACACCCCACAAG GTTTTGGATGCGCCTTCACTTCAAGATGACTTTTACTTGAATCTTGTGGACTGGTCCTCACAAAATACTCTAGCAGTGGGGCTTGGCACTTGTGTTTATCTATGGAGTGCTTCAAACAGCAAA GTGACTAAGCTTTGTGACTTGGGGCCTTATGATGGTGTATGTTCTGTCCAGTGGACCAAGGAGGGTTCTTTCATATCTATTGGTACAAACCTTGGTCAAGTTCAG ATTTGGGATGGTACTAAATGCAAGAAGGTCAGAACAATGGCAGGGCATCAAACAAGAACCGGTGTCTTGGCATGGAATTCTCGGATTTTGGCTTCAGGTAGTAGGGATAGGAACATACTTCAGCATGACATGAGGGTTTCAAGTGACTTTATTGGCAAGCTTGTTGGGCACAAGTCCGAG gTTTGTGGATTGAAATGGTCATGTGATGATAGGGAACTTGCTTCTGGTGGTAACGATAATCAG CTGTTGGTATGGAATCAACACTCTCAGACACCAACTTTGAGACTTACAGAGCACACTGCTGCTGTGAAGGCCATTGCTTGGTCGCCTCACCAGAGCAACCTCCTTGTGTCTGGAGGTGGAACTGCGGATAGGTGTATTCGCTTCTGGAATACTACAAATGGTCACCAATTGAACTCTGTTGACACTGGAAGCCAG GTGTGTAACCTTGCTTGGAGTAAAAATGTAAACGAGCTAGTAAGTACTCATGGTTACTCACAAAATCAAATCATGGTGTGGAAATATCCATCTCTATCAAAG GTTGCAACTCTAACTGGTCACAGCATGAGAGTACTATACCTTGCAATGTCTCCTGATGGTCAG ACAATAGTGACTGGTGCTGGGGATGAGACTCTGCGGTTTTGGAATATTTTCCCATCAATGAAAACACCT GCCCCAGTTAAAGATACAGGCCTTTGGTCACTCGGCCGCACCCAAATTCGATGA
- the LOC131661865 gene encoding actin-related protein 5-like isoform X2 codes for MAELLFETYGVPSIAFGVDASFSYKYNQQRRVCDKDGLAMCPGFATTHVIPFVDGEPIYKGSCRTNIGGFHVTDYLKQLLSLKYPYHLARFTWEKVEDLKMEHCYVAPDYVSEARLFQKGAKEAEEKTKMWQLPWVPPPVEEPPSEEEIARKAAIKEKQGQRLREMAEAKRSSKINELENELRGLEFLLNQLGHVQESDVPSFLAETGYVSRQEVESARNKNMQSLRKAKGEQKSEQDEFEKTDPNEKYTLINVPDDMLTADQLLEKRKQLSIKSMSDGRQRLKLKRQEEELERGRKQQLEEERRLANPELYVEQLRASYNDLSEKLNQRKRLKTNGGSSTNGNGLAGSVGRGERLNAAQRERMRLLTTAAFDRGKGEDTFGAKDEDWQLYKLMSKDNDDDDEEPDEDSVELARISSRLQELDPTFAPKVETSSSQPAEVPRVRPLTKEDFQIVFGIERFRCPEILFSPNWIGVDQVGLDEMAGVSMRRLSCNDERLEERMTNSILVTGGSSLFPGIVERLEAGIRMIRPCGSPIKIVRALDPVMDAWRGASAYASTPGFRTQTFTRKDYYEKGEDWLRNYQLKYSL; via the exons ATGGCAGAACTTCTTTTTGAGACTTATGGAGTTCCATCTATAG CTTTTGGTGTTGATGCTTCATTCAGCTATAAGTATAACCAACAACGAAGGGTTTGTGATAAAGATGGTCTTGCTATGTGTCCTGGATTTGCTACAACCCATGTGATTCCG TTTGTTGACGGGGAGCCAATTTATAAAGGAAGCTGTCGTACTAATATTGGTGGATTCCATGTGACTGATTATTTAAAGCAACTTCTTTCACTTAAATATCCTTATCATTT GGCTAGATTTACATGGGAAAAGGTTGAAGACCTGAAGATGGAACATTGTTATGTTGCACCGGACTATGTTTCTGAAGCTCGATTGTTTCAG AAAGGAGCGAAGGAGGCTGAAGAAAAAACCAAAATGTGGCAGCTCCCATGGGTGCCACCACCAGTTGAGGAGCCTCCTTCTGAGGAAGAGATTGCAAGAAAGGCagcaataaaagagaaacaaggtCAAAGGTTGCGGGAAATGGCTGAGGCAAAGAGGTCATCAAAAATAAATGAGCTGGAAAACGAATTACGTGGTTTGGAATTTCTTTTGAATCAACTTGGACATGTTCAAGAGAGTGATGTACCATCATTCTTAGCAGAGACTGGCTATGTCTCTAGGCAGGAAGTAGAATCTGCCCGTAATAAAAATATGCAATCCTTACGGAAAGCAAAAGGTGAACAAAAGAGCGAACAAGATGAATTTGAAAAAACTGACCCTAATGAGAAGTATACTCTTATAAACGTCCCTGATGACATGCTGACCGCAGATCAG CTTTTGGAAAAGAGGAAACAGTTGTCAATCAAATCTATGTCTGATGGGAGGCAGCGATTAAAACTGAAGCGCCAAGAAGAGGAGCTGGAAAGAGGAAGGAAACAACAGCTAGAGGAGGAGAGACGCTT GGCAAATCCAGAGCTTTACGTGGAACAATTGCGTGCCAGTTACAACGACCTTTCAGAGAAACTTAATCAACGTAAACGGCTCAAGACAAATGGAGGTTCCTCCACAAATGGAAATGGTTTGGCAGGTAGCGTTGGCCGTGGTGAGAGACTCAATGCTGCTCAAAGGGAGAGAATGCGCCTGCTGACAACTGCTGCCTTTGATCGTGGAAAAGGCGAGGATACATTTGGTGCCAAAGACGAAGATTGGCAACTTTACAAGTTGATGAGCAAAGATAATGACGACGACGATGAGGAACCAGATGAGGATAGCGTAGAGCTAGCCCGCATCTCTTCGAGGCTCCAG GAGTTGGATCCAACATTTGCGCCCAAGGTAGAGACAAGTAGCTCCCAACCTGCCGAGGTGCCACGTGTCCGTCCACTCACAAAAGAAGATTTTCAGATTGTTTTCGGGATTGAAAGGTTCAGGTGTCCTGAAATTTTGTTCAGTCCAAACTGGATTGGAGTTGATCAAGTTGGATTAGATGAGATGGCTGGGGTCTCAATGAGAAGGTTATCATGTAACGACGAAAGACTTGAAGAGAGAATGACTAATTCCATACTTGTGACAGGTGGAAGTTCTCTTTTCCCCGGCATCGTTGAGCGCCTTGAAGCTGGAATTCGGATGATCAGACCCTGTGGTTCGCCTATAAAAATAGTTAGAGCACTTGATCCGGTTATGGATGCATGGCGTGGTGCATCTGCTTATGCATCAACCCCAGGTTTCCGCACACAAACATTCACTAGGAAGGATTATTATGAAAAAGGTGAAGATTGGCTTCGTAATTATCAACTTAAATATTCATTGTGA
- the LOC131661865 gene encoding actin-related protein 5-like isoform X1 — MPFISKIERQSDYNRFSSSTPIVIDNGASYFRIGWAGEAEPRVVFRNIVQRPRHKATGETVTIVGDHDPALLKYFDCTRSGPRSAFDSDVVFQFEIMEYILDFAFDRMGATGSEINHPILITECVCNPVQSRSKMAELLFETYGVPSIAFGVDASFSYKYNQQRRVCDKDGLAMCPGFATTHVIPFVDGEPIYKGSCRTNIGGFHVTDYLKQLLSLKYPYHLARFTWEKVEDLKMEHCYVAPDYVSEARLFQKGAKEAEEKTKMWQLPWVPPPVEEPPSEEEIARKAAIKEKQGQRLREMAEAKRSSKINELENELRGLEFLLNQLGHVQESDVPSFLAETGYVSRQEVESARNKNMQSLRKAKGEQKSEQDEFEKTDPNEKYTLINVPDDMLTADQLLEKRKQLSIKSMSDGRQRLKLKRQEEELERGRKQQLEEERRLANPELYVEQLRASYNDLSEKLNQRKRLKTNGGSSTNGNGLAGSVGRGERLNAAQRERMRLLTTAAFDRGKGEDTFGAKDEDWQLYKLMSKDNDDDDEEPDEDSVELARISSRLQELDPTFAPKVETSSSQPAEVPRVRPLTKEDFQIVFGIERFRCPEILFSPNWIGVDQVGLDEMAGVSMRRLSCNDERLEERMTNSILVTGGSSLFPGIVERLEAGIRMIRPCGSPIKIVRALDPVMDAWRGASAYASTPGFRTQTFTRKDYYEKGEDWLRNYQLKYSL, encoded by the exons ATGCCTTTCATCTCTAAAATTGAGCGTCAATCCGATTACAATCGCTTCAGTTCCTCCACTCCTATCGTCATTGACAATGGTGCTTCCTACTTCCGTATCGG ATGGGCAGGTGAGGCTGAGCCCCGCGTTGTTTTCCGTAACATTGTTCAAAGGCCACGCCATAAAGCCACAG GAGAAACTGTTACAATTGTTGGTGACCATGATCCGGCATTATTGAAATATTTTGACTGTACTCGCTCTGGACCCCGCTCAGCGTTTGACAGCGATGTTGTTTTCCAGTTCGAAATAATGGAATAT ATTCTGGACTTTGCTTTTGATCGGATGGGTGCAACAGGATCAGAG ATTAATCATCCTATCCTGATCACAGAATGTGTATGCAACCCAGTTCAGTCTCGAAGTAAAATGGCAGAACTTCTTTTTGAGACTTATGGAGTTCCATCTATAG CTTTTGGTGTTGATGCTTCATTCAGCTATAAGTATAACCAACAACGAAGGGTTTGTGATAAAGATGGTCTTGCTATGTGTCCTGGATTTGCTACAACCCATGTGATTCCG TTTGTTGACGGGGAGCCAATTTATAAAGGAAGCTGTCGTACTAATATTGGTGGATTCCATGTGACTGATTATTTAAAGCAACTTCTTTCACTTAAATATCCTTATCATTT GGCTAGATTTACATGGGAAAAGGTTGAAGACCTGAAGATGGAACATTGTTATGTTGCACCGGACTATGTTTCTGAAGCTCGATTGTTTCAG AAAGGAGCGAAGGAGGCTGAAGAAAAAACCAAAATGTGGCAGCTCCCATGGGTGCCACCACCAGTTGAGGAGCCTCCTTCTGAGGAAGAGATTGCAAGAAAGGCagcaataaaagagaaacaaggtCAAAGGTTGCGGGAAATGGCTGAGGCAAAGAGGTCATCAAAAATAAATGAGCTGGAAAACGAATTACGTGGTTTGGAATTTCTTTTGAATCAACTTGGACATGTTCAAGAGAGTGATGTACCATCATTCTTAGCAGAGACTGGCTATGTCTCTAGGCAGGAAGTAGAATCTGCCCGTAATAAAAATATGCAATCCTTACGGAAAGCAAAAGGTGAACAAAAGAGCGAACAAGATGAATTTGAAAAAACTGACCCTAATGAGAAGTATACTCTTATAAACGTCCCTGATGACATGCTGACCGCAGATCAG CTTTTGGAAAAGAGGAAACAGTTGTCAATCAAATCTATGTCTGATGGGAGGCAGCGATTAAAACTGAAGCGCCAAGAAGAGGAGCTGGAAAGAGGAAGGAAACAACAGCTAGAGGAGGAGAGACGCTT GGCAAATCCAGAGCTTTACGTGGAACAATTGCGTGCCAGTTACAACGACCTTTCAGAGAAACTTAATCAACGTAAACGGCTCAAGACAAATGGAGGTTCCTCCACAAATGGAAATGGTTTGGCAGGTAGCGTTGGCCGTGGTGAGAGACTCAATGCTGCTCAAAGGGAGAGAATGCGCCTGCTGACAACTGCTGCCTTTGATCGTGGAAAAGGCGAGGATACATTTGGTGCCAAAGACGAAGATTGGCAACTTTACAAGTTGATGAGCAAAGATAATGACGACGACGATGAGGAACCAGATGAGGATAGCGTAGAGCTAGCCCGCATCTCTTCGAGGCTCCAG GAGTTGGATCCAACATTTGCGCCCAAGGTAGAGACAAGTAGCTCCCAACCTGCCGAGGTGCCACGTGTCCGTCCACTCACAAAAGAAGATTTTCAGATTGTTTTCGGGATTGAAAGGTTCAGGTGTCCTGAAATTTTGTTCAGTCCAAACTGGATTGGAGTTGATCAAGTTGGATTAGATGAGATGGCTGGGGTCTCAATGAGAAGGTTATCATGTAACGACGAAAGACTTGAAGAGAGAATGACTAATTCCATACTTGTGACAGGTGGAAGTTCTCTTTTCCCCGGCATCGTTGAGCGCCTTGAAGCTGGAATTCGGATGATCAGACCCTGTGGTTCGCCTATAAAAATAGTTAGAGCACTTGATCCGGTTATGGATGCATGGCGTGGTGCATCTGCTTATGCATCAACCCCAGGTTTCCGCACACAAACATTCACTAGGAAGGATTATTATGAAAAAGGTGAAGATTGGCTTCGTAATTATCAACTTAAATATTCATTGTGA